In Leptospira sp. WS58.C1, a single genomic region encodes these proteins:
- a CDS encoding tetratricopeptide repeat protein — protein MADYSEQELEQIRSILDPLNKNPESSEDLNPMLSTFREKMGYGVPISIGDDDEEQPEEGSEESFDLGDEDEAPTPLQKPKPLSFSEDDDIDLDELLTEPSQTGEPSADAGEDPFGGFDEAPTATDDFGDFATPEPDSDPFADSGLDDFGAPEAEEPSADLEDFGAPTSEDPFGGFDSAPELDTPFETSPNEDLGSTPSSDPFADSDLGMDDFGTTPSSDSEDPFAGLGGEEPGGSGLEDFEAPTTSGSEDPFAAFDASGMEDTPGDEFGLEEGDPFGASPTSGDSDFGDLGGFDSEPSDSGDFGGGDSFAEAPTDSDPFADFAPVSGGDHDPFSDLSGATSVPESDPFADFAAEPASAMEMESVPESSDFTSFSPDLDSDSGDEDIGAAAFEEDLRSLSGEDKDDIDKSLTDEELAIIQREILRYPPLLRRTLIESIVQDRLSKKAQRDLLELIKIESSPEDIAAFLSSALGVTVALTDRTGAYSADGVPIISSDPIYTREGLLERRKKIRRTFFAAAAAILIGFGSYFTYKHIILPRQAAQNYEAGLEQIREMGAKKFAGTLSKNETVEYISRIEDFYDKGFDIDPYNLKYMNLYGVEYSRAGEYELSFQKLFGKIEPDLGMGTLDSWNKREQSPMVRLAQGESWNDKKLKTNASVNQGKEGIKFLLDQEKTPRRVLVAGAFLAMRLKERTHDNNTYRNLGWFHSQIMPDFAEPAEGKKGKYKNDALAVDYYSKVFTDGESPYDEDSTAGIAKIYYNRREFGKAASFYNRIVEANPKSIPGQSGLVSTYLEMWKESGDPQFVLNHHRLLRNNLDMESELPFYTLAKLASFYAAIDPEELRIKYNINPVDQVSGIEIEESAIRLLDTIYRKSMEDERTGVEIEGKDYAEGYYQRGQYFLSQKENSQARRFFEKAATLDPKHWLAVLELAEHSIRVGNFEEAKDLLKEAEARYQMSERWFGSKDEDETLFEGNPARIHFDLGKIRYLLSAGLSDKDSLKEFPGRKIYPFRARSESDGKSLSVLKEEEEKRNRRNELRNSLQEFAKVDSEEPKFELVRKWRRELPGSMLREMKFFKGWVEYMDADFDKSLVDWTGFEDKDEYYNPTLLMAKGNAFFYTGQTKTALGYFLRVKDDMEEKLPQMSSPKTEDPYHQEVYQTLTAAYNNIGACYETLSKKANAQESENYTAQALQNYWKAIETARKINEASEIALSNKDLLFKKEALKREPLLEDWVSPTLDSIKDLVRK, from the coding sequence ATGGCTGATTATTCAGAACAGGAACTGGAGCAAATCCGCTCCATCTTGGATCCTTTGAACAAGAATCCGGAATCTTCCGAAGATTTGAATCCTATGCTTTCCACCTTCCGTGAAAAGATGGGATACGGTGTTCCTATATCTATCGGGGACGACGACGAGGAGCAACCGGAAGAAGGTTCCGAAGAAAGTTTCGATCTAGGCGACGAGGACGAAGCTCCTACACCTCTCCAAAAGCCAAAGCCATTATCCTTTTCCGAAGACGACGATATCGATCTGGACGAATTATTAACTGAACCTTCGCAAACGGGCGAGCCGAGTGCGGATGCCGGAGAAGATCCATTTGGTGGATTTGACGAAGCTCCTACAGCCACCGATGATTTCGGTGATTTTGCAACTCCCGAACCTGATTCGGACCCATTTGCGGATTCCGGTTTGGACGATTTCGGGGCTCCCGAAGCGGAGGAACCTTCCGCAGATCTGGAAGATTTCGGAGCTCCTACATCGGAAGATCCATTCGGTGGATTCGATTCTGCTCCTGAACTAGATACTCCTTTTGAAACGTCTCCTAACGAAGACTTGGGCTCTACTCCAAGTTCCGACCCATTTGCGGATTCCGATCTCGGAATGGATGACTTCGGTACGACACCTTCCTCGGATTCCGAAGATCCATTCGCAGGTTTAGGCGGAGAAGAACCCGGAGGTTCAGGTCTTGAAGACTTCGAAGCTCCTACAACCTCAGGCAGTGAAGATCCGTTTGCTGCTTTCGATGCTTCCGGAATGGAAGATACCCCAGGGGACGAATTCGGTTTAGAAGAAGGAGATCCGTTCGGAGCCTCCCCCACTTCCGGTGACTCCGATTTCGGAGATCTGGGTGGTTTTGATTCGGAACCTTCCGATTCCGGAGACTTTGGAGGCGGCGATAGTTTTGCCGAAGCTCCTACAGACTCAGATCCATTTGCAGATTTTGCACCGGTTTCCGGTGGAGACCACGATCCATTCTCAGATCTTTCCGGAGCTACATCCGTTCCGGAGTCGGATCCATTCGCCGATTTCGCAGCAGAACCGGCTTCGGCGATGGAAATGGAATCGGTTCCGGAATCTTCCGATTTTACGAGCTTCTCCCCTGATCTGGATTCCGACTCCGGGGATGAGGATATCGGAGCCGCGGCATTCGAAGAAGATTTACGATCTTTGAGCGGAGAAGATAAGGACGATATAGATAAGTCCCTGACGGATGAAGAACTTGCGATCATACAAAGAGAAATACTTCGTTATCCGCCGCTTCTTCGCAGAACCCTCATAGAATCCATAGTCCAAGATCGTCTTTCTAAAAAGGCACAAAGAGATCTATTAGAACTTATTAAAATAGAAAGTAGCCCCGAGGATATCGCGGCCTTCCTGTCTTCCGCGTTAGGAGTCACCGTTGCTCTTACGGATAGAACCGGTGCTTATTCGGCGGACGGTGTTCCTATTATTTCTTCCGACCCGATCTATACAAGAGAAGGTCTTTTAGAAAGGCGGAAGAAGATCCGTAGGACATTTTTCGCTGCGGCTGCAGCGATCCTGATCGGATTCGGAAGTTATTTCACGTACAAACATATCATTCTTCCTAGACAAGCAGCCCAAAATTACGAAGCAGGTCTAGAACAGATCCGTGAAATGGGTGCCAAAAAATTCGCCGGGACATTAAGTAAAAATGAAACTGTCGAATATATTAGTCGTATAGAAGATTTTTATGATAAAGGATTCGATATCGATCCTTATAATCTAAAATATATGAACCTGTACGGAGTGGAATACAGCCGAGCAGGAGAATATGAACTTTCCTTCCAAAAATTATTCGGTAAAATAGAGCCGGATCTTGGAATGGGAACATTAGATTCTTGGAATAAAAGAGAACAGTCTCCTATGGTCCGATTGGCCCAAGGAGAATCTTGGAATGATAAAAAACTAAAAACCAACGCGAGCGTAAACCAAGGAAAAGAAGGAATTAAATTCCTTTTAGACCAGGAAAAAACGCCTAGAAGAGTACTCGTCGCCGGCGCATTTCTCGCAATGAGACTGAAAGAAAGGACCCATGATAATAATACCTACAGAAACCTAGGTTGGTTCCATTCTCAGATCATGCCCGATTTTGCGGAACCGGCAGAAGGCAAAAAAGGAAAATATAAAAACGACGCATTGGCTGTTGATTATTATTCCAAGGTATTTACGGACGGAGAAAGCCCGTATGATGAGGATTCCACCGCAGGTATCGCTAAAATATATTATAATAGAAGAGAATTCGGAAAAGCAGCTTCTTTCTACAACCGAATTGTAGAAGCGAACCCTAAAAGTATTCCCGGTCAATCGGGACTTGTTTCCACGTATTTGGAAATGTGGAAAGAAAGTGGGGATCCTCAATTTGTTTTAAATCATCATCGTCTGCTTAGGAACAATCTGGACATGGAGTCCGAACTCCCCTTCTACACTCTGGCAAAACTTGCATCCTTTTACGCTGCAATCGATCCGGAAGAACTTCGGATCAAATACAATATCAACCCTGTCGACCAAGTCTCCGGAATAGAGATAGAAGAAAGTGCGATCAGGCTATTAGATACGATTTACAGAAAGTCCATGGAAGATGAAAGGACCGGAGTGGAGATCGAAGGAAAAGATTACGCGGAAGGATATTACCAAAGAGGCCAATATTTTCTTTCTCAAAAGGAAAATAGCCAGGCAAGAAGGTTCTTTGAAAAAGCGGCAACTCTCGATCCAAAACATTGGCTTGCAGTTCTGGAACTCGCAGAACATTCCATTCGTGTAGGAAATTTTGAAGAAGCAAAAGATCTTTTGAAAGAAGCGGAAGCTCGTTATCAAATGAGCGAACGTTGGTTCGGCTCCAAAGACGAGGACGAAACCTTATTTGAAGGAAATCCCGCGCGTATCCATTTCGACCTTGGAAAGATCAGATATTTATTATCCGCTGGACTTTCCGACAAGGATTCGCTGAAAGAATTCCCCGGTCGAAAAATTTATCCGTTTCGTGCCCGCTCCGAATCGGATGGAAAAAGTCTCTCCGTCTTAAAGGAAGAGGAAGAGAAAAGAAATCGTAGGAACGAACTGAGAAATTCTCTCCAAGAATTCGCAAAAGTCGATTCGGAAGAACCCAAATTCGAACTCGTCCGCAAATGGAGAAGAGAACTTCCTGGGTCCATGCTAAGAGAAATGAAATTTTTCAAAGGCTGGGTGGAATATATGGATGCAGATTTCGACAAGTCTTTGGTGGATTGGACCGGTTTCGAAGACAAGGACGAATATTATAATCCAACCCTTCTCATGGCAAAAGGAAATGCCTTCTTCTATACCGGTCAGACCAAAACCGCTCTTGGATATTTCCTAAGAGTTAAAGATGATATGGAAGAAAAACTTCCTCAAATGAGTTCTCCTAAAACGGAAGATCCATACCACCAAGAAGTGTATCAAACTCTGACTGCTGCTTATAATAATATTGGTGCTTGTTACGAGACTCTTTCTAAAAAAGCGAACGCGCAAGAATCGGAAAATTATACTGCCCAGGCTCTCCAAAATTATTGGAAGGCGATCGAAACCGCACGTAAGATCAATGAAGCGAGTGAAATTGCACTTTCTAATAAAGACCTTCTCTTCAAAAAGGAAGCTCTCAAAAGAGAACCTCTTTTAGAAGACTGGGTTTCTCCGACATTGGATTCGATTAAGGATCTAGTTCGTAAATAA
- a CDS encoding carbohydrate-binding protein, which produces MVHKAKAVALLTLILTFALAAEEAEDWIGAFRSVDYEEGEEALPEEKIYYFWQLENLRKAVPPRFIRFVDTFAALKTGRLLNRGVLFSYEGLANDEVSVCGEFSHWQCVSLQKNDKGIFYGVVDIHGDQLYETKPAYEYKFKVDGIFTHDPENPDTVEDGEGSLVSRIVFREGGPNKQTSTRVLEDSPYEEKEFRTVEFRIYQPQAESVSLIGDFNHWDPESDFLIKERNGTFRVVKKLKPGEYQYNFLVDGKIVVDTYNPLTVLREDTGEISSALVVPTRTGVLERKKIDP; this is translated from the coding sequence ATGGTGCATAAAGCCAAGGCGGTTGCCTTACTTACCTTGATATTGACCTTCGCTCTTGCTGCGGAGGAGGCGGAAGATTGGATTGGAGCCTTCCGGTCCGTGGATTATGAGGAAGGAGAAGAAGCCCTTCCCGAGGAAAAAATTTATTATTTCTGGCAATTGGAGAATTTGAGAAAAGCGGTCCCGCCTAGGTTCATCCGATTTGTGGATACTTTCGCCGCTTTAAAGACCGGGAGATTATTGAACCGCGGAGTTTTATTCAGTTATGAAGGTCTTGCAAACGACGAGGTAAGTGTTTGTGGAGAATTCAGTCATTGGCAATGTGTTTCCTTACAGAAGAACGATAAGGGAATTTTTTACGGGGTCGTGGATATTCACGGAGACCAACTTTACGAAACGAAACCTGCCTACGAATACAAGTTTAAGGTGGACGGTATTTTCACTCATGATCCGGAAAACCCTGACACTGTGGAAGATGGAGAAGGTTCCCTCGTTTCCAGGATTGTATTCCGAGAAGGTGGTCCGAATAAACAGACAAGCACCCGCGTTTTAGAGGATTCTCCTTATGAAGAAAAAGAATTTAGGACCGTGGAATTCAGGATCTATCAACCCCAAGCGGAATCGGTAAGTCTGATCGGAGATTTTAACCATTGGGATCCGGAGTCCGATTTTTTAATCAAAGAAAGAAACGGAACCTTTAGAGTGGTCAAAAAATTAAAACCGGGTGAATACCAATACAACTTCCTAGTAGATGGAAAGATCGTAGTGGATACTTATAATCCTCTTACGGTGTTAAGAGAAGATACAGGAGAGATCTCTTCCGCACTAGTTGTTCCTACCAGAACCGGAGTTTTGGAAAGAAAGAAGATTGACCCCTAA
- a CDS encoding outer membrane lipoprotein-sorting protein, whose translation MTGEISHAQVPPDKARVAQELVARLDQALLKADGLVKASLILIKKTGDSWTWDMSIFRKGEDSLSLFESKGRGLEYKILFKEDGELIFAFNALSRKIFKKNDEEKYENHLNTGFSFVDLAGTSYQANYNPIVQSDLDIAGKKMKRVALRPIVPYFYSKLILLLEPDTLRPVRLDFHDKDGVLYKTMNIKYGPVKVKAKQKVSKEDIVSRLEMLDLNTGAISVLEYTEVDRDVKPDPSLFELDNLNRL comes from the coding sequence ATGACTGGGGAAATTTCCCATGCTCAGGTTCCTCCGGATAAAGCTAGGGTTGCCCAGGAACTAGTCGCAAGATTAGATCAGGCCCTTTTAAAAGCGGACGGTTTAGTTAAAGCGAGCCTGATCCTGATCAAAAAGACAGGAGATTCGTGGACATGGGACATGAGTATTTTCAGAAAGGGAGAAGATTCTCTCTCCCTATTCGAAAGTAAAGGGCGTGGTCTAGAATATAAGATCTTATTTAAAGAAGACGGGGAATTGATCTTCGCCTTCAATGCGCTTTCCAGAAAAATTTTCAAAAAGAACGACGAAGAAAAATACGAGAACCATCTGAATACCGGATTCAGCTTCGTGGATCTAGCGGGAACTTCCTACCAGGCAAATTATAATCCGATCGTACAAAGTGATCTGGATATTGCTGGTAAAAAAATGAAACGAGTGGCGCTTCGGCCGATCGTTCCGTATTTTTATTCCAAACTTATTTTACTTTTGGAACCGGATACATTAAGGCCTGTTCGTTTGGATTTTCATGATAAAGACGGGGTACTTTATAAAACTATGAACATAAAGTACGGTCCTGTTAAGGTAAAAGCAAAACAGAAGGTCTCAAAAGAAGATATAGTCAGTAGATTGGAAATGTTGGATCTGAATACGGGTGCGATCAGCGTCTTGGAATATACGGAAGTGGATCGTGACGTAAAACCGGATCCTTCCTTATTCGAATTGGATAATCTAAATAGACTCTAA
- the guaB gene encoding IMP dehydrogenase: MSNQSYRDSQFLDGLAGEELFSMQIGLTYRDFLVLPGFIDFNPSEVELETRLTKKIKLKKPFVSSPMDTVTESSMAIAQALMGGIGIIHYNNSVEEQVAEVSKVKRFENGFISDPVVLGPKNTIHDLDRIKETLGFTGIPITADGTRNSKLVGIVTNRDIDFERDRSIPVEKVMTTDVITGRAGITLKEANDIIKKEKIGKLPIIDTDGKLVSLVSRSDLKKNKEFPDSSKDENKRLRCGAAVSTLPESRDRVAALYEAGVDVIIIDSAQGNSIYQIEMLKFIKSNFKNLEVIGGNVVTRGQAENLIGAGADGLRIGMGPGSICITQDTMAVGRAQATAVYQTAAHAAKYDVPVIADGGISNIGDIANALAIGASACMMGFMFAGTTEAPGEYFYENGIRLKKYRGMASIEAMKAGGDKRYFNEGQKVKVAQGVSGSVVDRGSILNFIPYLSLGLRLSFQDMGFRSVQDLHQGLRDGKLRFERRSESAQAQGSVHSLYSYSAPSLRAE, encoded by the coding sequence ATGTCAAACCAATCTTACCGAGACTCCCAATTTTTAGACGGCCTAGCCGGCGAAGAACTTTTCAGCATGCAAATCGGGCTTACCTATCGGGACTTTTTAGTCCTGCCCGGTTTTATCGATTTCAATCCTTCCGAAGTTGAACTAGAGACTAGATTAACAAAAAAGATCAAACTTAAGAAGCCGTTCGTAAGTTCCCCAATGGACACTGTGACCGAGTCCTCCATGGCTATCGCACAGGCCCTTATGGGAGGGATCGGAATTATCCATTATAATAATTCCGTAGAAGAACAGGTTGCCGAAGTTAGCAAAGTCAAACGTTTTGAAAACGGATTCATTTCCGACCCTGTGGTCCTCGGACCAAAGAATACGATCCACGATCTGGATAGGATTAAAGAAACTTTGGGATTCACCGGGATCCCGATCACGGCGGACGGGACCAGAAATTCCAAATTGGTTGGGATCGTAACCAATAGAGATATCGATTTCGAACGGGATCGTTCTATTCCTGTGGAAAAAGTAATGACAACTGACGTGATTACCGGCAGAGCTGGGATCACTTTAAAAGAAGCAAACGATATCATCAAAAAGGAAAAGATCGGAAAACTTCCGATTATCGATACAGACGGAAAACTTGTCTCTTTAGTGAGTCGTTCCGACCTGAAAAAGAATAAAGAATTCCCCGATTCTTCCAAGGACGAGAACAAAAGACTCCGATGTGGAGCTGCGGTTTCTACCTTACCTGAGTCCAGGGACAGGGTTGCTGCATTGTATGAGGCTGGAGTAGATGTGATCATCATCGATTCTGCCCAAGGAAACTCGATCTACCAAATTGAGATGCTCAAATTCATTAAATCTAATTTCAAAAATCTAGAAGTGATTGGTGGAAATGTGGTCACTCGTGGTCAGGCCGAAAATCTGATCGGTGCAGGAGCAGATGGACTTAGGATCGGAATGGGACCTGGTTCCATTTGTATCACACAGGACACCATGGCTGTGGGAAGAGCCCAAGCCACTGCGGTCTATCAGACCGCAGCCCATGCAGCAAAATATGACGTTCCTGTTATCGCAGATGGTGGAATTTCCAATATCGGAGACATCGCAAATGCTTTGGCAATCGGAGCTTCTGCGTGTATGATGGGATTTATGTTTGCCGGAACGACAGAAGCACCCGGAGAGTATTTTTACGAGAATGGAATACGTCTCAAGAAGTATCGGGGAATGGCAAGTATCGAGGCAATGAAAGCCGGCGGAGATAAACGTTATTTTAACGAGGGCCAAAAAGTCAAAGTGGCCCAAGGAGTCAGCGGTTCCGTTGTGGATAGAGGTTCGATATTGAACTTTATTCCGTATTTAAGCCTTGGACTTAGACTTTCTTTTCAGGATATGGGATTCCGTTCCGTCCAAGACTTACATCAAGGGCTCCGAGACGGGAAACTTAGATTCGAAAGAAGGAGTGAATCCGCTCAAGCCCAAGGTTCCGTTCATAGTCTTTACTCTTATAGTGCACCTAGTTTAAGAGCAGAATAA
- a CDS encoding WecB/TagA/CpsF family glycosyltransferase, producing MKQPGEIRHLSAKDDRDYLLDYQTLNVDDLEKAPILGVPFDNASLDEAVAKIYHLMEEKDKFHHVLLLDPIKTMALRKGKKLHRIAQKASLILAEGAGLQWAAKKLGGELKERIPTIALMMDLVRLCELRNYSIFLLGGKEEIVEKVYFNLSRHFPGVRIVGRHAGYLNTQRELLVKESIRKTSPNIIFLAMDFPDQEIWVENNTAFFGHAVVIGVGPAMDILSGKVKKAPNVFKLKGLTWLWRIMVRPWRLIRLSRMFGFFIVVAIKSLFVKKKK from the coding sequence ATGAAACAGCCAGGGGAAATACGCCATTTATCCGCAAAGGATGATCGCGACTACTTACTAGATTACCAGACCCTGAATGTGGACGATTTGGAAAAGGCTCCCATTCTAGGAGTACCTTTTGACAACGCCAGCCTGGATGAGGCAGTAGCAAAAATTTATCATCTCATGGAAGAGAAAGATAAATTCCACCATGTTCTTCTTTTGGATCCGATCAAGACAATGGCGCTTCGTAAAGGAAAGAAGTTACATCGGATCGCTCAAAAAGCCAGCCTGATCTTAGCGGAAGGTGCCGGTCTACAATGGGCCGCTAAAAAATTAGGTGGGGAATTAAAAGAAAGGATTCCCACAATCGCGCTTATGATGGACTTAGTCCGTCTTTGCGAGCTTAGAAATTATTCCATTTTCCTTTTAGGCGGAAAGGAAGAGATCGTCGAAAAAGTGTATTTCAATCTTTCCAGACATTTTCCCGGAGTTCGGATCGTAGGGCGTCATGCCGGCTATTTGAACACACAACGCGAGTTGCTCGTAAAAGAATCCATCCGTAAGACAAGTCCGAATATTATATTTCTTGCAATGGATTTTCCTGACCAAGAGATCTGGGTGGAAAATAATACCGCTTTTTTCGGTCATGCAGTGGTAATCGGAGTCGGTCCGGCAATGGACATTCTTTCCGGAAAGGTAAAAAAGGCACCGAATGTTTTCAAACTGAAAGGACTTACCTGGCTTTGGAGAATTATGGTCCGTCCTTGGAGACTGATCCGCCTAAGCAGAATGTTCGGATTCTTTATCGTAGTAGCGATTAAATCTCTTTTTGTTAAAAAGAAGAAGTAG
- the thiS gene encoding sulfur carrier protein ThiS, translated as MIVNGKELSLRELSSPDLFSLLESLKLKPETVAIQKNGEILKREHWKNSSLEEGDKIEILKFVGGG; from the coding sequence ATGATCGTAAACGGTAAGGAATTATCCCTTCGGGAACTTTCTTCTCCGGATTTATTTTCCCTTTTGGAATCCTTAAAATTAAAACCGGAAACGGTAGCGATCCAGAAAAACGGGGAGATCTTAAAAAGAGAGCATTGGAAAAATTCTTCCTTAGAAGAAGGGGATAAAATAGAGATCCTGAAATTTGTAGGAGGGGGTTGA
- the trxB gene encoding thioredoxin-disulfide reductase, whose translation MPHKVVIIGSGPAGHTAAIYAARANLNPVMYEGFMAGGIAAGGQLTTTTEVENFPGFPEGIDGTQLTNLFRAQSEKYGTKIITQTITKVDFSKRPFRLWSDDELIEAETVIIATGATAKRMFIPGEDSYWQKGISACAVCDGALPIYRNKELAVVGGGDSAVEEAAHLTKFASKVYLIHRRDSLRASKIMQKRATTHPKIEIIWNTTVEGAQGNGNQLTSLSVKELTTGKTKELPVGGLFYAIGHKPNTDIFEGQLDLDETGYIKTVPGTTRTSVEGVFAAGDVQDKTYRQAITAAGSGCMAALEAERWLEAQEE comes from the coding sequence ATGCCCCATAAAGTAGTCATCATCGGATCCGGTCCTGCGGGTCATACGGCAGCAATCTATGCAGCCAGAGCGAATTTGAATCCTGTCATGTATGAGGGATTTATGGCGGGGGGAATCGCCGCAGGTGGACAGCTCACCACCACAACTGAGGTGGAAAATTTCCCGGGCTTTCCGGAAGGGATCGATGGAACCCAACTCACAAATCTGTTCCGCGCTCAGTCCGAAAAATACGGTACAAAAATTATTACCCAAACCATAACCAAAGTGGACTTCTCCAAAAGACCTTTCCGTCTTTGGTCGGACGATGAATTGATAGAAGCGGAAACCGTGATCATCGCGACAGGCGCCACTGCAAAAAGAATGTTCATCCCTGGTGAAGATTCATATTGGCAAAAAGGAATTTCCGCCTGTGCGGTTTGCGACGGAGCGCTTCCAATTTACAGAAACAAAGAATTGGCAGTTGTGGGCGGAGGAGATTCTGCCGTAGAAGAAGCGGCTCACCTAACTAAGTTCGCATCCAAAGTATATCTGATCCACAGAAGAGATTCTTTAAGAGCCTCTAAGATCATGCAGAAAAGAGCCACAACCCATCCTAAAATAGAAATTATCTGGAATACGACCGTAGAAGGTGCGCAAGGAAACGGAAACCAACTCACTTCCCTTTCTGTGAAAGAATTGACTACCGGAAAAACGAAAGAACTTCCTGTGGGCGGTCTATTCTACGCAATCGGTCATAAGCCGAACACTGATATTTTCGAAGGTCAATTGGATCTGGACGAAACAGGTTATATCAAAACCGTTCCCGGCACGACACGCACCAGTGTGGAAGGTGTGTTTGCTGCCGGAGATGTTCAGGACAAAACTTACAGACAAGCGATCACTGCTGCGGGTTCCGGATGTATGGCGGCTCTCGAAGCGGAAAGATGGCTGGAAGCTCAGGAAGAGTAA
- a CDS encoding thiamine phosphate synthase translates to MEFPLRPRHSIWKAPGIYPILDLEYCSKFSKDPVRLVELWSYQREWIPFYQIRAKKETPETLKKVYKSLIDIFPDFPVILNDYWEEALEWKCFGLHIGKEDYSSLSLEDRKKVRSSGLYLGTSCHNSEDIIGLEPGCWDYTGLGPVYSTSSKDTEDIPVGLSGVQEALQIAKIPVTPIGGIGPKQIAELSELGPLSYAMIASASEEDSFYDCIRILKEIKNS, encoded by the coding sequence TTGGAATTCCCGCTTAGACCCAGACACAGTATCTGGAAAGCTCCTGGGATTTATCCTATTCTGGATCTGGAATATTGTTCCAAATTTTCCAAGGACCCGGTCCGTCTAGTGGAACTTTGGAGTTACCAAAGAGAATGGATCCCATTCTATCAGATACGCGCTAAAAAGGAGACTCCCGAAACTTTAAAGAAGGTTTATAAAAGTCTGATAGACATATTTCCCGATTTCCCGGTCATATTGAACGATTATTGGGAAGAAGCTTTGGAATGGAAATGTTTCGGACTTCATATAGGAAAAGAGGATTATAGTTCTCTTTCTTTAGAGGATAGAAAGAAGGTCCGCTCCAGCGGATTATATCTTGGCACTTCTTGTCATAATTCAGAGGATATTATAGGATTAGAGCCCGGTTGTTGGGACTATACCGGTCTTGGACCCGTATACTCAACTAGTTCCAAAGATACGGAAGATATTCCGGTGGGTCTTTCCGGCGTTCAAGAAGCCTTACAAATTGCTAAAATACCTGTTACTCCTATCGGAGGGATCGGTCCGAAACAGATTGCCGAATTATCCGAGTTAGGCCCTTTGTCTTATGCAATGATTGCCTCCGCTTCCGAAGAAGACTCTTTTTACGATTGTATTCGTATCCTTAAGGAGATAAAGAATTCATAA
- a CDS encoding 16S rRNA (uracil(1498)-N(3))-methyltransferase, with amino-acid sequence MSSEEIVFFRPGFLSSPELKLEGEEISHLKAFRIFSEEKIVIIKDGAGAGFVYNVPSSSKIGSLVRSEKKERPKTSAKIATAIPKGNRLEWLIQKGTELGITEFNFLVFSHSDRKDLNSERLLKVAAEASSQSGRDFLPEIKGPISLSKFLEESKSKKEELLLFDPRSEIRISPENIQNKIVLIGPEGGFRKEELELISQFGILSVNVGDSILRIETAGIFAASMFRLGNLN; translated from the coding sequence ATGTCCTCGGAAGAGATCGTTTTTTTTCGACCTGGATTTCTGTCTTCTCCCGAATTAAAGTTAGAAGGAGAAGAGATCTCTCATCTAAAAGCATTCAGAATATTTTCGGAAGAAAAAATCGTCATCATCAAGGACGGCGCAGGAGCAGGTTTCGTTTATAACGTACCTTCTTCTTCTAAGATAGGGAGCCTAGTCCGTTCCGAAAAAAAAGAAAGACCGAAAACTTCTGCAAAGATCGCGACAGCTATTCCGAAAGGGAATCGGCTGGAGTGGCTTATCCAAAAAGGAACGGAACTCGGGATTACTGAGTTTAACTTTTTAGTTTTTTCTCATTCGGATCGAAAAGACTTAAATTCGGAAAGATTATTGAAAGTGGCAGCGGAAGCTTCTTCTCAATCCGGTCGGGATTTTTTGCCCGAGATCAAAGGACCGATCTCACTTTCTAAATTTTTGGAAGAGTCCAAATCAAAAAAAGAGGAACTTCTTCTTTTTGACCCAAGATCCGAGATACGGATCAGTCCCGAAAACATACAAAACAAAATCGTTTTGATCGGACCGGAAGGCGGATTTAGAAAAGAAGAATTAGAACTGATCTCTCAATTCGGGATTTTATCCGTGAACGTGGGTGATTCTATTTTGAGAATTGAGACCGCCGGGATTTTTGCGGCCTCTATGTTTAGGTTAGGGAATCTAAATTGA